A stretch of Brassica rapa cultivar Chiifu-401-42 chromosome A08, CAAS_Brap_v3.01, whole genome shotgun sequence DNA encodes these proteins:
- the LOC103834569 gene encoding E3 ubiquitin-protein ligase KEG codes for MASKITAKKNDDFDYKIIEGESKTALAAAGTSPWIDSATLELRHRIGRGPFGDVWLATHHQSTKDYEVAIKMLHPINKDQMRVVVDKFKDLVSKSQGIENVCLLRGVSIISGRICLVMKFYEGCVGDKMARLKGGKLSLSDVLRYGIDLVTGILELHAKGFLILNLKPSNFLLLDNDKAILGDVGVPYLLHSIPLPSSDMIMRLGTPNYMAPEQWQPEVRGPMSFETDSWGFGCSIVEMLTGAQPWSGKSIDEIYNLVVIKREKLTIPNAIPPPLEKLLQGCFMYDLRSRPSMTDILHVFKRLQNSEEEEFWSFWRGIDSRGIRKSSAYLGYTEWFLSKDQLQVGDTVRSRKPANSCKHENMDVPEGKVVGLERDTTDSDGFALVKVHGVHDPLRVHVSVLERVTKDYLASGDWVRLKYGVADKRCSPVGIVHSINREGIVAVGFIGLPTLWRGTSSQLQMAKGYSVGQFVKIKAFVVTPRFKWIRKDKRVWATGRISHVLPNGCLEVEFPGALPFGQEHGNCLADPAEVEVVDFSTCEGVVEKIQHLQDFHWAVRPLLAAMGLLASMKLDHARFYIWI; via the exons ATGGCTTCAAAGATTACTGCTAAAAAGAATGATGATTTTGACTACAAAATCATTGAAGGCGAGTCTAAGACCGCTTTAGCAGCAGCCGGCACGAGTCCTTGGATTGATTCTGCAACGTTGGAGCTTCGGCATCGAATTGGAAGAGGTCCCTTTGGTGATGTTTGGCTAGCTACTCATCATCAGTCCACAAAGGACTATGAAGTGGCCATCAAAATGCTTCATCCCATCAATAAAGATCAGATGAGAGTTGTGGTAGATAAGTTTAAGGATTTGGTTTCTAAGTCTCAAGGGATAGAGAATGTTTGTCTCCTCCGAGGAGTTTCTATCATTAGTGGAAGG ATTTGCCTCGTCATGAAATTCTATGAGGGCTGTGTTGGTGACAAGATGGCTCGGCTTAAAGGAGGAAAGCTTTCATTGTCTGATGTATTGAG ATATGGGATTGATCTAGTTACAGGGATTCTTGAGTTGCACGCAAAAGGGTTTCTGATTCTCAATCTCAAGCCCTCTAACTTTCTTCTCCTTGATAACGACAAGGCCATCCTAGGGGATGTTGGAGTCCCTTATCTACTTCATAGTATCCCTTTGCCAAGTTCTGATATGATAATGAGACTTGGAACTCCAAACTATATGGCTCCAGAACAGTGGCAACCTGAAGTAAGAGGTCCCATGTCCTTTGAGACTGATTCTTGGGGGTTTGGATGCAGCATTGTGGAAATGCTCACTGGTGCACAACCTTGGAGTGGTAAATCCATCGACGAAATTTACAACTTAGTGGTCATAAAAAGAGAAAAGCTCACTATCCCCAATGCCATACCGCCTCCTCTTGAGAAGCTACTTCAGGGTTGCTTTATGTATGATCTCCGAAGCCGACCTTCTATGACAGACATCTTACACGTCTTCAAGAG GTTGCAGAACTCAGAGGAGGAAGAGTTCTGGTCCTTCTGGAGAGGCATTGATAGTAGAGGAATCAGAAAGAGCTCAGCTTATCTCGGCTATACAGAATGGTTCCTTTCAAAGGATCAACTGCAAGTAGGCGACACGGTGCGTTCAAGAAAGCCTGCCAATTCGTGTAAGCATGAGAATATGGATGTGCCAGAAGGAAAGGTGGTTGGTTTAGAACGTGACACTACCGACTCGGATGGATTTGCTCTGGTTAAAGTCCATGGTGTTCATGATCCGTTAAGGGTTCACGTATCTGTTCTTGAAAGGGTAACTAAAGACTACTTGGCTTCTGGAGATTGGGTACGTCTGAAGTATGGAGTAGCAGACAAGAGGTGTTCTCCAGTTGGCATTGTCCATTCAATCAACCGTGAGGGTATTGTAGCTGTTGGGTTTATTGGGTTGCCAACTCTCTGGAGAGGGACTTCATCACAGCTTCAGATGGCTAAAGGATACAGTGTTGGTCAGTTTGTGAAAATCAAAGCCTTTGTTGTCACCCCAAGATTCAAATGGATACGTAAAGATAAAAGAGTTTGGGCAACTGGCAGAATCTCTCATGTTTTACCCAACGGTTGTCTCGAGGTGGAGTTCCCTGGAGCGTTGCCTTTCGGACAGGAGCATGGAAACTGTCTTGCTGATCCGGCTGAAGTAGAGGTTGTGGATTTTAGTACTTGTGAAGGTGTTGTGGAAAAAATTCAGCATCTACAAGACTTTCACTGGGCTGTGAGACCTTTACTGGCTGCCATGGGTCTATTGGCATCAATGAAGTTAGACCATGCTCGCTTTTATATTTGGATTTGA
- the LOC103834566 gene encoding E3 ubiquitin-protein ligase KEG isoform X2 gives MTAKTRESDKKGSSSLTNLDHMASKITAKKNDDFDYEIIEGESKTALAAAGTSPWIDSATLELRHRIGRGPFGDVWLATHHQSTKDYEVAIKMLHPINKDQMRVVVDKFKDLVSKSQGMENVCLLRGVSIISGRICLVMKFYEGCVGDKMARLKGGKLSLSDVLRYGIDLVTGILELHAKGFLILNLKPSNFLLLDNDKAILGDVGVPYLLHSIPLPSSDMIMRLGTPNYMAPEQWQPEVRGPMSFETDSWGFGCSIVEMLTDVQPWSGKSIDEIYNLVVMKREKLTIPNAIPPPLEKLLQGCFMYDIRSRPSMTDILHVLKRLQNSEEEEFWSFWRGIDSREIRKSSANLGYTEWFLSKDHLQVGDTVRSRKPANSCKHENMDVPEGKVVGLERDTTDSDGFALVKVHGVHDPLRVHVSVLERVTKDLASGDWVRLKYVGVADKRCSPVGIVHSINREGIVAVGFIGLPTLWRGTSSQLQMAKGYSVGQFVKIKAFVVTPRFKWIRKDRGVWATGRISHVLPNGCLEVEFPGALPFGQEHGSCLADPAEVEVVDFSTFEGVVEKYQHLEDFHWAVRPLLVAVGVLTAMTLGGLLVGKKVGRSKDIKQRVGSSRLCNCQIPNGQDRAGPDRKVSRKSKSKSKSKSKSKSKWFF, from the exons ATGACGGCGAAGACGAGGGAAAGTGATAAAAAAGGCTCTTCTTCTTTAACCAACTTAG ATCATATGGCTTCAAAGATTACTGCTAAAAAGAATGATGATTTTGACTATGAAATCATTGAAGGCGAGTCTAAGACCGCTTTAGCAGCAGCCGGCACGAGTCCTTGGATTGATTCTGCAACGTTGGAGCTTCGGCATCGAATTGGAAGAGGTCCCTTTGGTGATGTTTGGCTAGCTACTCATCATCAGTCCACAAAGGACTATGAAGTGGCCATCAAAATGCTTCATCCCATCAATAAAGATCAGATGAGAGTTGTGGTAGATAAGTTTAAGGATTTGGTATCCAAGTCTCAAGGGATGGAGAATGTTTGTCTCCTCCGAGGAGTCTCTATCATTAGTGGAAGG ATTTGCCTCGTCATGAAATTCTATGAGGGCTGTGTTGGTGACAAGATGGCTCGGCTTAAAGGAGGAAAGCTTTCATTGTCTGATGTATTGAG ATATGGGATTGATCTAGTTACAGGGATTCTTGAGTTGCACGCAAAAGGGTTTCTGATTCTCAATCTCAAGCCCTCTAACTTTCTTCTCCTTGATAACGACAAGGCCATCCTAGGGGATGTTGGAGTCCCTTATCTACTTCATAGTATCCCTTTGCCAAGTTCTGATATGATAATGAGACTTGGAACTCCAAACTATATGGCTCCAGAACAGTGGCAACCTGAAGTAAGAGGTCCCATGTCCTTTGAGACTGATTCTTGGGGGTTTGGATGCAGCATTGTGGAAATGCTCACTGATGTACAACCTTGGAGTGGTAAATCCATCGATGAAATATATAACTTAGTGGTCATGAAGAGAGAAAAGCTTACTATCCCCAATGCCATACCGCCTCCTCTTGAGAAGCTACTTCAGGGTTGCTTTATGTATGATATTCGAAGCCGACCTTCTATGACAGACATCTTACACGTCTTGAAGAG GTTGCAGAACTCAGAGGAGGAAGAGTTCTGGTCCTTCTGGAGAGGCATTGATAGTAGAGAAATCAGGAAGAGCTCAGCTAATCTCGGCTATACAGAATGGTTCCTTTCTAAGGATCATCTACAAGTAGGGGACACAGTGCGTTCAAGAAAGCCTGCCAATTCGTGTAAGCATGAGAACATGGATGTGCCAGAAGGAAAGGTGGTTGGTTTAGAACGTGACACAACCGACTCAGATGGGTTTGCTCTGGTTAAAGTCCATGGTGTTCATGATCCGTTAAGGGTTCACGTATCTGTTCTTGAAAGGGTAACTAAAGACTTGGCTTCTGGAGATTGGGTACGTCTGAAGTATGTAGGAGTAGCAGACAAGAGGTGTTCTCCAGTTGGCATTGTCCATTCAATCAACCGTGAGGGAATTGTAGCTGTTGGGTTTATTGGGTTGCCAACTCTCTGGAGAGGGACTTCATCACAGCTTCAGATGGCTAAAGGATACAGTGTTGGTCAGTTTGTGAAGATCAAAGCCTTTGTTGTCACCCCAAGATTCAAATGGATACGTAAAGATAGAGGAGTTTGGGCAACTGGCAGAATCTCTCATGTTTTACCAAACGGTTGTCTCGAGGTGGAGTTCCCTGGAGCGTTGCCTTTTGGACAGGAACATGGAAGCTGTCTTGCTGATCCGGCTGAAGTAGAGGTTGTGGATTTTAGTACTTTTGAAGGAGTTGTGGAGAAATATCAGCATCTTGAGGACTTTCACTGGGCTGTGAGACCTTTACTGGTTGCCGTGGGTGTATTGACAGCAATGACGTTAGGAGGGTTATTGGTTGGGAAGAAAGTGGGAAGATCAAAGGATATCAAACAGCGAGTTGGCTCGAGTAGACTATGCAATTGTCAGATTCCTAATGGTCAGGACAGGGCCGGTCCTGACCGTAAGGTCTCTCgcaaatctaaatctaaatctaaatctaaatctaaatctaaatctaaatggtttttttaa
- the LOC103834565 gene encoding G-type lectin S-receptor-like serine/threonine-protein kinase SD2-5: MRGFFFFLFIITCLAFFLNPLHAGVPYNGSIAPGFAGSQMNYINNGGIFLESVNKDFGFGFITTPDVTLFTLSIIHKSSSRLIWSANRASPVENSDKLQFQDNGNVVLRREEQGGGGAEVWRLDNSGKNASRIELRDSGNLVVVSGDGASIWESFDHPTDTLITNQVFKEGMKLTSNASSASNMTYVLEIKSGDMFLSVNSLTPQVYWSMGSDSGSITENVGVVTSSSLLNNSWRFFDDKQDLLWQFLIPGNRDDNATWIAVLGNNGVITFTSLGSGVSAADSPIKIPSEQCATPEPCDPYFVCSGSKVCGCVSGLPRTRDCKTGITSPCKKTENNATLSVKLVNARDKVDYFALGFASPFSKNTSLDSCKEFCNSNCSCLGLFFQNSSGNCFLFDWIGSFKASKNGDSGFVSYIKVATNGDRGGDKGEDDGKRFPYIVIIVLVTIFIISVLIFVAFRILRRKKTVLDDDQDQEQSSDEDNFLDNLSGMPIRFTYKDLQSATNNFSVKLGQGGFGSVYEGSLPDGSRLAVKKLEGIGQGKKEFRAEVSIIGSIHHLHLVRLRGFCAEGTHRLLAYEFLAKGSLERWIFSRRDEDILLDWDTRFNIAVGTAKGLAYLHEDCDARIIHCDIKPENILLDDNFNAKVSDFGLAKLMTREQSHVFTTMRGTRGYLAPEWITNYAISEKSDVYSYGMVLLELIGGRKNYDPSESSEKCHFPSYAFKMMEEGKLLEIVDGKMKNVDVDDERVQRAMKTALWCIQEDMHLRPSMSKVVQMLEGVFSVVQPPSSSTLGSRLYSSFFKSISEEGGGTSSGPSDCNSENYISAVRLSGPR; the protein is encoded by the coding sequence ATGAgaggcttcttcttcttcttgttcatcATAACATGTCTAGCTTTCTTCCTTAATCCTCTACACGCCGGTGTACCGTACAATGGAAGCATCGCTCCAGGGTTTGCAGGATCTCAGATGAATTACATCAACAACGGCGGTATCTTCCTCGAATCCGTCAACAAAGACTTTGGTTTCGGTTTCATAACCACACCAGATgtcactctcttcacactcagcATCATCCACAAAAGCAGCTCGAGACTGATCTGGTCGGCGAACAGAGCTTCCCCTGTTGAGAACTCCGACAAGCTTCAGTTCCAAGACAACGGGAACGTGGTGCTGCGTAGAGAAGaacaaggaggaggaggagccgaGGTTTGGAGGTTGGATAATTCAGGCAAAAACGCTTCAAGAATCGAGCTCCGTGACTCCGGGAACCTCGTTGTTGTTTCCGGTGACGGAGCTTCGATCTGGGAGAGTTTTGATCATCCTACTGATACGCTTATCACGAATCAAGTCTTTAAAGAAGGCATGAAGCTCACTAGCAATGCTTCTTCTGCAAGCAACATGACTTATGTTCTTGAGATCAAGTCAGGAGATATGTTTTTGTCTGTGAACAGCTTGACACCTCAAGTGTATTGGTCCATGGGAAGTGATAGCGGGAGTATCACTGAAAACGTTGGTGTAGTGACTTCATCGTCTCTACTCAATAATTCGTGGAGGTTCTTTGATGATAAACAAGATTTGTTATGGCAGTTTTTGATTCCAGGCAATAGAGATGATAACGCCACTTGGATCGCTGTTTTAGGAAACAACGGTGTGATCACCTTTACAAGTCTTGGAAGTGGTGTGTCTGCGGCTGATTCTCCCATTAAAATCCCAAGCGAGCAGTGTGCGACCCCCGAGCCTTGTGACCCTTACTTCGTCTGCTCTGGTAGCAAAGTGTGTGGATGTGTGTCCGGTTTGCCACGGACTCGGGATTGCAAAACCGGGATTACTTCTCCTTGTAAGAAGACCGAGAACAATGCAACGTTGTCTGTGAAACTTGTAAATGCTAGGGACAAGGTTGACTATTTCGCTCTAGGGTTTGCTTCTCCCTTCTCCAAGAATACTAGTCTTGATAGCTGTAAAGAGTTCTGCAACAGCAACTGCTCGTGCCTCGGTCTTTTCTTTCAGAACAGTTCTGGTAACTgcttcttgtttgattggattgGTAGCTTTAAAGCCTCTAAAAATGGAGATTCTGGTTTTGTGTCTTACATCAAGGTGGCAACTAATGGTGACAGAGGTGGAGATAAGGGAGAAGATGATGGGAAACGTTTTCCATATATAGTGATTATTGTCTTGGTGACTATTTTTATCATCAGTGTTTTGATCTTTGTGGCGTTTCGGATTCTTAGGAGAAAGAAAACTGTTTTGGATGATGATCAAGATCAAGAACAGAGTTCAGATGAGGATAACTTCTTGGATAATCTATCCGGGATGCCTATTAGGTTTACTTATAAAGATCTTCAGTCAGCGACGAATAACTTCTCTGTCAAGTTAGGTCAAGGAGGGTTTGGATCGGTCTATGAAGGATCTTTACCTGATGGTTCTCGATTAGCCGTTAAGAAGCTTGAAGGAATAGGCCAAGGCAAGAAAGAGTTCAGAGCCGAGGTTAGTATCATCGGAAGCATTCATCATCTACATTTGGTGCGGCTCAGGGGTTTTTGCGCCGAAGGGACTCATAGGCTTCTAGCTTATGAGTTCCTCGCTAAAGGTTCCTTAGAGAGATGGATATTTAGTAGAAGAGATGAAGATATACTGTTGGATTGGGACACAAGGTTCAACATCGCGGTTGGAACAGCTAAGGGTTTAGCTTATCTACATGAAGATTGCGACGCAAGAATCATCCATTGTGATATTAAACCTGAGAACATCCTCTTAGATGATAACTTCAACGCCAAGGTATCTGATTTTGGACTAGCTAAGCTCATGACACGCGAACAGAGCCATGTTTTCACAACTATGCGTGGGACAAGAGGGTACTTGGCTCCTGAATGGATCACAAACTACGCGATCTCGGAGAAGAGCGATGTTTACAGCTACGGGATGGTGTTGCTGGAGCTGATAGGAGGGAGAAAGAACTATGATCCATCAGAGTCATCAGAGAAGTGTCACTTCCCTTCTTATGCTTTTAAGATGATGGAAGAAGGGAAGCTTTTGGAGATTGTTGATGGGAAGATGAAGAACGTTGATGTGGATGATGAGAGAGTTCAAAGGGCGATGAAGACTGCGCTTTGGTGTATACAAGAAGATATGCATTTGAGACCGTCGATGAGTAAAGTTGTTCAGATGCTTGAAGGAGTTTTTTCTGTGGTTCAGCCTCCATCTTCTTCCACTTTGGGCTCGAGGCTTTACTCTAGTTTCTTTAAGTCAATTAGCGAGGAAGGTGGTGGTACGTCATCTGGACCGTCGGATTGTAACAGTGAGAACTATATCTCCGCCGTGAGACTCTCTGGTCCGAGATAG
- the LOC103834566 gene encoding E3 ubiquitin-protein ligase KEG isoform X1 encodes MTAKTRESDKKGSSSLTNLGLNHMASKITAKKNDDFDYEIIEGESKTALAAAGTSPWIDSATLELRHRIGRGPFGDVWLATHHQSTKDYEVAIKMLHPINKDQMRVVVDKFKDLVSKSQGMENVCLLRGVSIISGRICLVMKFYEGCVGDKMARLKGGKLSLSDVLRYGIDLVTGILELHAKGFLILNLKPSNFLLLDNDKAILGDVGVPYLLHSIPLPSSDMIMRLGTPNYMAPEQWQPEVRGPMSFETDSWGFGCSIVEMLTDVQPWSGKSIDEIYNLVVMKREKLTIPNAIPPPLEKLLQGCFMYDIRSRPSMTDILHVLKRLQNSEEEEFWSFWRGIDSREIRKSSANLGYTEWFLSKDHLQVGDTVRSRKPANSCKHENMDVPEGKVVGLERDTTDSDGFALVKVHGVHDPLRVHVSVLERVTKDLASGDWVRLKYVGVADKRCSPVGIVHSINREGIVAVGFIGLPTLWRGTSSQLQMAKGYSVGQFVKIKAFVVTPRFKWIRKDRGVWATGRISHVLPNGCLEVEFPGALPFGQEHGSCLADPAEVEVVDFSTFEGVVEKYQHLEDFHWAVRPLLVAVGVLTAMTLGGLLVGKKVGRSKDIKQRVGSSRLCNCQIPNGQDRAGPDRKVSRKSKSKSKSKSKSKSKWFF; translated from the exons ATGACGGCGAAGACGAGGGAAAGTGATAAAAAAGGCTCTTCTTCTTTAACCAACTTAGGTTTGA ATCATATGGCTTCAAAGATTACTGCTAAAAAGAATGATGATTTTGACTATGAAATCATTGAAGGCGAGTCTAAGACCGCTTTAGCAGCAGCCGGCACGAGTCCTTGGATTGATTCTGCAACGTTGGAGCTTCGGCATCGAATTGGAAGAGGTCCCTTTGGTGATGTTTGGCTAGCTACTCATCATCAGTCCACAAAGGACTATGAAGTGGCCATCAAAATGCTTCATCCCATCAATAAAGATCAGATGAGAGTTGTGGTAGATAAGTTTAAGGATTTGGTATCCAAGTCTCAAGGGATGGAGAATGTTTGTCTCCTCCGAGGAGTCTCTATCATTAGTGGAAGG ATTTGCCTCGTCATGAAATTCTATGAGGGCTGTGTTGGTGACAAGATGGCTCGGCTTAAAGGAGGAAAGCTTTCATTGTCTGATGTATTGAG ATATGGGATTGATCTAGTTACAGGGATTCTTGAGTTGCACGCAAAAGGGTTTCTGATTCTCAATCTCAAGCCCTCTAACTTTCTTCTCCTTGATAACGACAAGGCCATCCTAGGGGATGTTGGAGTCCCTTATCTACTTCATAGTATCCCTTTGCCAAGTTCTGATATGATAATGAGACTTGGAACTCCAAACTATATGGCTCCAGAACAGTGGCAACCTGAAGTAAGAGGTCCCATGTCCTTTGAGACTGATTCTTGGGGGTTTGGATGCAGCATTGTGGAAATGCTCACTGATGTACAACCTTGGAGTGGTAAATCCATCGATGAAATATATAACTTAGTGGTCATGAAGAGAGAAAAGCTTACTATCCCCAATGCCATACCGCCTCCTCTTGAGAAGCTACTTCAGGGTTGCTTTATGTATGATATTCGAAGCCGACCTTCTATGACAGACATCTTACACGTCTTGAAGAG GTTGCAGAACTCAGAGGAGGAAGAGTTCTGGTCCTTCTGGAGAGGCATTGATAGTAGAGAAATCAGGAAGAGCTCAGCTAATCTCGGCTATACAGAATGGTTCCTTTCTAAGGATCATCTACAAGTAGGGGACACAGTGCGTTCAAGAAAGCCTGCCAATTCGTGTAAGCATGAGAACATGGATGTGCCAGAAGGAAAGGTGGTTGGTTTAGAACGTGACACAACCGACTCAGATGGGTTTGCTCTGGTTAAAGTCCATGGTGTTCATGATCCGTTAAGGGTTCACGTATCTGTTCTTGAAAGGGTAACTAAAGACTTGGCTTCTGGAGATTGGGTACGTCTGAAGTATGTAGGAGTAGCAGACAAGAGGTGTTCTCCAGTTGGCATTGTCCATTCAATCAACCGTGAGGGAATTGTAGCTGTTGGGTTTATTGGGTTGCCAACTCTCTGGAGAGGGACTTCATCACAGCTTCAGATGGCTAAAGGATACAGTGTTGGTCAGTTTGTGAAGATCAAAGCCTTTGTTGTCACCCCAAGATTCAAATGGATACGTAAAGATAGAGGAGTTTGGGCAACTGGCAGAATCTCTCATGTTTTACCAAACGGTTGTCTCGAGGTGGAGTTCCCTGGAGCGTTGCCTTTTGGACAGGAACATGGAAGCTGTCTTGCTGATCCGGCTGAAGTAGAGGTTGTGGATTTTAGTACTTTTGAAGGAGTTGTGGAGAAATATCAGCATCTTGAGGACTTTCACTGGGCTGTGAGACCTTTACTGGTTGCCGTGGGTGTATTGACAGCAATGACGTTAGGAGGGTTATTGGTTGGGAAGAAAGTGGGAAGATCAAAGGATATCAAACAGCGAGTTGGCTCGAGTAGACTATGCAATTGTCAGATTCCTAATGGTCAGGACAGGGCCGGTCCTGACCGTAAGGTCTCTCgcaaatctaaatctaaatctaaatctaaatctaaatctaaatctaaatggtttttttaa
- the LOC103834568 gene encoding UDP-N-acetylglucosamine transporter UGNT1 — MRNPVLPVSDPPLAGENDTDGKGVDDRLFKGSAMTKRGAYAALSYMACAVMLVLFNKAALSSYQFPCVNVITLFQMVSSTFFLYSLRRKKIISFIAADSFSGSGSTSAFVPLKTLLHTLPLSIAYLMYMLASMASVRGVNVPMYTTLRRTTVAFTMVIEYMLTGQRYTRSIIGSVGVIIFGAFFAGARDLSFDFYGYGVVFLANITTAVYLATIARIGKSSGLNSFGLMWCNGIICGPILMIWTFMSGDLEKTISFPYLFSPGFMVVLLCSCVLAFFLNYSIFLNTTLNSALTQTICGNMKDLFTVGLGWMVFGGLPFDLMNVIGQLLGFLGSGLYAYYKIIGK; from the exons ATGAGGAATCCTGTTCTTCCTGTTTCCGATCCTCCTCTCGCCGGAGAGAATGATACCGACGGCAAAGGCGTCGACGATCGGCTTTTCAAAGGATCCGCCATGACCAAACGTGGCGCTTACGCTGCTCTCTCTTACATGGCCTGCGCTG TGATGCTTGTTCTGTTCAATAAAGCGGCTCTCTCTTCGTATCAGTTCCCTTGTGTTAATGTTATCACACTCTTTCAG ATGGTGTCTTCTACCTTCTTTCTATACTCATTGAGGCGCAAGAAGATCATCTCTTTCATAGCGGCTGATTCCTTTTCAGGTTCTGGTAGTACCTCAGCTTTTGTGCCTTTGAAGACATTGTTACACACGCTTCCTCTCTCAATAGCATATCTTATGTACATG CTAGCTTCTATGGCGTCTGTCAGAGGGGTGAATGTTCCCATGTACACCACGCTTAGGCGTACCACGGTGGCCTTTACCATGGTGATTGAGTATATGCTCACAGGTCAGAGATATACCCGGTCTATCATTGGAAG TGTCGGCGTTATCATCTTTGGCGCATTTTTCGCTGGAGCTAGGGACTTGTCATTTGACTTTTATGGATATGGTGTTGTTTTCTTAGCCAACATAACAACAGCAGTATATCTAGCAACCATCGCCCGGATTG GGAAATCAAGTGGCTTGAATAGCTTTGGCCTTATGTGGTGCAATG GGATTATATGTGGACCTATATTGATGATTTGGACATTTATGAGTGGTGACTTGGAGAAGACAATTAGTTTTCCTTACCTCTTTTCTCCCGGTTTCATG GTTGTGTTACTCTGCTCGTGTGTGCTGGCTTTCTTCTTAAACTACAGCATTTTTCTTAACACCACTCTCAACTCGGCTCTCACGCAGACAATTTGTGGCAATATGAAG GATTTATTTACGGTTGGACTAGGCTGGATGGTGTTTGGAGGACTCCCATTCGACTTG ATGAATGTGATTGGACAGCTTCTTGGTTTCTTAGGCTCTGGTTTATATGCATATTATAAGATCATTGGGAAGTAG
- the LOC103834567 gene encoding uncharacterized protein LOC103834567, producing MEAPRRSLAASLSPLRLIDRRSSFNYSQMPEEPIKLTILKLDGSSFDVDVLKTATVRELKMAVEAAFSHLPITVLGNVSWPHVWGQFCLSYDDQILINEADYLVELGIRDGDQLRFIRHISSYSILMMKHKSKTPPGVSSFKQLKLPYRFSVKTETWKKKRTQGQEDGADSITQTQTQPSFLSTVSGGWLSYKSSPSQRGTKHRNATASTSGHHRRVLNKLIRRFRFKCYSEKDVWNMTKLISET from the exons ATGGAAGCTCCACGGCGTTCTTTGGCTGCGTCTCTCTCGCCTCTGCGTCTGATCGATCGTAGGAGTAGTTTTAATTATAGTCAGATGCCTGAAGAGCCGATCAAACTCACTATTCTCAAGCTTGATGGATCTTCCTTTG ATGTTGACGTGTTGAAGACGGCAACAGTAAGGGAGCTCAAGATGGCTGTAGAAGCTGCGTTTTCTCACTTGCCCATCACAGTTCTTGGCAACGTCTCATG GCCACATGTCTGGGGACAGTTCTGCTTATCCTATGACGATCAAATATTGATCAACGAGGCTGACTACCTCGTTGAACTCGGCATTAGAGACGGAGATCAG CTTCGATTCATCCGCCATATATCAAGCTACTCCATCTTGATGATGAAGCACAAGAGCAAGACACCACCAGGTGTTTCTTCTTTCAAACAACTCAAACT ACCATACAGATTCTCAGTCAAAACCGAAACCTGGAAAAAGAAGAGAACACAAGGCCAAGAAGACGGAGCTGACTCCATCACTCAGACACAGACACAGCCAAGCTTTCTCTCTACTGTATCAGGAGGTTGGCTCTCTTACAAGTCATCACCAAGTCAACGAGGGACTAAACACAGAAACGCCACTGCTTCTACTTCTGGTCACCACCGCAGAGTTCTCAACAAACTCATCAGAAGATTTCGTTTCAAGTGTTATTCGGAGAAAGATGTCTGGAATATGACCAAACTCATCTCTGAAACATGA